The genomic stretch CCTCCAATACGTTATATCTCTCATTAACGGGCAAGTTGGGCTTAATATCATGAACTTTACATCAGTTTCAGTATCGATTGCTAACGGAAAGGTTTACGGTGAACTAGAGCAAGGTAGAGGTTTAACAGCGTCTATGGGTAATGGTGAGACAAGTTTAGACATAGCTAATATTTCCTCTTTTAGCATTCATATAGGTAACGGTGAAGTAAATATTGACGACTTGTCGCCAATTACGAGTGGCATTTATTCGGTCTTTGTGGGTAACGGAAACGTAAACATTAACCTAAACCCAGAGTCATCAATCTTCCTTAATGCGACTGCAGGGAATGGTATTGTTAACGTTAAAGGGTTAAGTTTTAAATCCATTACTTCTTCGTCACAACATCAGTTTTCTGGGATTTTAGGTAGTGGTGAGGCTAGCATGTCTATCACTGTAGGAAATGGTGATGTTAGTATTTCACAGTCTTAACATGGCTAGCTAAAAACCCTCAACCACTGGAATCTCTTACGATCTGAAAAACTAAGGTTATAGAGTAAGCCAGATTATAAAATCTGCTTTATTACTTCACTCAATTTTCGTATAACGGATTCGACCCGAATTTAGTGAATCATAAGTATGGGGATGAAGTTGAAAAGGATATAATGAGTGTGATAAAGTTCATCGTTGATAATGTTAGAAACTACTTTGAGGATTAAGAGTTGGAATATGAGTTCGAAGTGCTGAAGAAGATTTACGTAAGTTAAAAGTTCAATCAAAAACTAATCTTTAAAATTATTTCACATCAAGATTCCTTTATATTTGATAACCTTCTCCTAGGCATAGTTGCAATTATCCAATCAACCCTTTCCACAACCTTCTTAGCCGATATCGTCCTTTTCCCTGGATAGTATTGCAAAAGCAAATCTCTGTAATTAATAGCTAATCCTACAACGTAAGCTTTTAACGCTTGATAAGCCTTTTCGGCTGAATTCTTTAAAAGACTGTCCTCGAGAAATCTCTCAGCGAGTTCAGCTTCGTATAATGCCTCTTTGAACCTATCAGCTTGATATTTCTTTGTGTGAACCCATGGCTTCATTACTTCCATGATATAAAAGTAAGGCTAAAGTTAATTTAACCTTTTTTCTCTCAGCGTTAAAGACCGAAAAGTAAGTTAATGGAAAAAGTTGATTCATTAGCCGTAAGATCTTCCTCACTATAATGAAAGGAAG from Sulfolobus sp. S-194 encodes the following:
- a CDS encoding PaREP1 family protein, whose translation is MEVMKPWVHTKKYQADRFKEALYEAELAERFLEDSLLKNSAEKAYQALKAYVVGLAINYRDLLLQYYPGKRTISAKKVVERVDWIIATMPRRRLSNIKES
- a CDS encoding DUF4097 domain-containing protein, which codes for MAKVQMTIIKLILILLITVLVLSIVFAFFMLNINTYTTTMEISASHLQSLSVNVKNGVVKIFQWNGSYILVKVLEKYSIIKPRVIEYTSNSMLIIKAFGIMPLNSQVYLTIYIPKSLHLQYVISLINGQVGLNIMNFTSVSVSIANGKVYGELEQGRGLTASMGNGETSLDIANISSFSIHIGNGEVNIDDLSPITSGIYSVFVGNGNVNINLNPESSIFLNATAGNGIVNVKGLSFKSITSSSQHQFSGILGSGEASMSITVGNGDVSISQS